The proteins below are encoded in one region of Amycolatopsis magusensis:
- a CDS encoding MGH1-like glycoside hydrolase domain-containing protein: protein MSLGLRERASRVLLDNWHGQSTIPASGLYPHQWSWDSAFIALGLRHLSPRRAQRELESLFGAQWPDGRVPHIVFDASTPADAYFPGPAFWQSAAVTAPGHPATSGLIQPPVHALAAWETFRAAPELARERGFLPRLYPRLVAWHRYLTGRRDFGGRGLVSIVHPWESGMDNSPAWDTPLSRVAPTTSLFTRRDLQHAAAGERPTDLDYGRYVRLAQTYRDHGYADDLATHAFAVEDPLTNALLAASEAALADIAVELGLDPAPHLAELARVRDALADTLFDGGDGCFHARDVHSGQPLRCGSVAGLIPLVVPGLPVADALVKTTVGPRFRLGEIGLPPSFDLTDAMFEATRYWRGPAWFNIGWLLWRGLRLHGEHELAATVRAGLLSAADDVGFREYVDPLTRNGHGASDFSWTAAVILDLLAAA from the coding sequence ATGAGCCTCGGGCTGCGCGAACGCGCGAGCCGCGTGCTGCTGGACAACTGGCACGGGCAGTCCACCATCCCGGCGAGCGGGCTCTACCCGCACCAGTGGAGCTGGGACTCCGCGTTCATCGCGCTGGGCCTGCGCCACCTCTCGCCGCGGCGGGCCCAGCGGGAGCTGGAGTCGCTGTTCGGCGCGCAGTGGCCGGACGGGCGGGTGCCGCACATCGTGTTCGACGCCTCGACCCCGGCCGACGCCTACTTCCCCGGTCCCGCGTTCTGGCAGTCGGCCGCGGTCACCGCGCCGGGGCACCCGGCCACCTCCGGGCTGATCCAGCCGCCGGTGCACGCGCTCGCCGCGTGGGAGACCTTCCGCGCGGCACCGGAGCTCGCGCGGGAACGCGGCTTCCTGCCCAGGCTGTACCCGCGGCTGGTGGCCTGGCACCGCTACCTGACCGGCCGCCGCGACTTCGGCGGGCGCGGGCTGGTGAGCATCGTGCACCCGTGGGAGTCCGGGATGGACAACAGCCCGGCGTGGGACACCCCGCTCAGCCGCGTGGCCCCCACCACCTCGCTGTTCACCCGGCGCGACCTGCAGCACGCCGCCGCCGGGGAGCGGCCGACGGACCTGGACTACGGGCGCTACGTCCGGCTGGCGCAGACCTACCGCGACCACGGGTACGCCGACGACCTGGCCACGCACGCCTTCGCCGTGGAAGACCCGCTGACCAACGCGCTGCTGGCCGCCTCGGAAGCCGCGCTGGCCGACATCGCCGTCGAGCTGGGCCTCGACCCGGCACCGCACCTGGCCGAGCTGGCCCGCGTGCGCGACGCGCTGGCGGACACCCTGTTCGACGGGGGCGACGGCTGCTTCCACGCCCGTGACGTCCACAGTGGACAACCGTTGCGCTGCGGCAGCGTGGCCGGGCTGATCCCGCTGGTGGTGCCCGGCCTGCCGGTGGCGGACGCGCTGGTGAAGACCACGGTGGGCCCGCGCTTCCGGCTCGGCGAGATCGGCCTGCCGCCCAGTTTCGACCTGACCGACGCGATGTTCGAGGCCACCCGCTACTGGCGCGGCCCGGCCTGGTTCAACATCGGCTGGCTGCTCTGGCGCGGCCTCCGGCTGCACGGTGAGCACGAACTCGCCGCCACCGTCCGCGCCGGCCTGCTCAGCGCCGCCGACGACGTGGGTTTCCGCGAATACGTCGATCCGCTCACCCGCAACGGCCACGGCGCCAGCGACTTCAGCTGGACCGCGGCGGTGATCCTCGACCTGCTCGCCGCCGCTTAG
- a CDS encoding sugar phosphate isomerase/epimerase family protein, translating to MPEFGCQEQLLPGETLERKWEFAQAAGYHAIELRGRGEYALLDRLPELRRAAAAGVVMPTVCVEMSHFFAAFDPELRADAIAQLKSQLSVIAELGGQGVMTPASYGMFSRKLPPFEPPRSEAEDHEVLLAGLTELGEHARTEGVHLYLEPLNRYEDHMVNRLEQAAGLIEETGLDSIRIAADTYHMNIEEDDPVTALTKAERHLGHVHVSESNRFQPGTGHVDWPGVLGALAAIGYTGYLTLECRLRGEPTTALGAVPSFLRRAS from the coding sequence GTGCCCGAATTCGGCTGTCAGGAACAGTTGCTGCCAGGAGAGACCCTGGAGCGGAAGTGGGAGTTCGCCCAGGCGGCCGGCTACCACGCGATCGAACTGCGCGGCCGGGGTGAGTACGCCCTGCTCGACCGGCTGCCCGAGCTCCGGCGCGCGGCCGCGGCCGGGGTGGTCATGCCGACGGTCTGCGTGGAGATGTCGCACTTCTTCGCCGCCTTCGACCCCGAACTGCGGGCCGACGCCATCGCGCAGCTGAAGTCGCAGCTGTCGGTGATCGCCGAGCTCGGCGGGCAGGGCGTGATGACCCCGGCGTCGTACGGGATGTTCTCCCGCAAGCTGCCGCCGTTCGAGCCACCCCGCAGCGAGGCCGAGGACCACGAAGTGCTGCTCGCCGGGCTGACCGAGCTGGGTGAGCACGCCAGGACCGAGGGCGTGCACCTCTACCTCGAACCGCTCAACCGGTACGAGGACCACATGGTCAACCGGCTCGAGCAGGCCGCCGGGCTGATCGAGGAGACCGGGCTCGACTCGATCCGGATCGCCGCGGACACCTACCACATGAACATCGAGGAGGACGATCCCGTCACCGCGCTGACCAAGGCGGAACGCCACCTCGGGCACGTCCACGTCAGCGAGTCGAACCGGTTCCAGCCGGGCACCGGGCACGTGGACTGGCCGGGCGTGCTCGGCGCGCTGGCCGCGATCGGCTACACCGGTTACCTGACCCTGGAGTGCCGCCTGCGCGGGGAGCCCACCACGGCGCTCGGCGCGGTGCCGTCCTTCCTGCGGCGCGCGTCATGA
- a CDS encoding zinc-binding dehydrogenase has translation MPGVVQVVQFTGPRRVELAEIPADPLGPGQVRVRTRFSGISAGTELTAYRGTNPYLTRTWNAERRLFTDTAEIPGLQYPVVGWGYSEAGEVVEAAPGTGFAPGDQVWGIWGHRSGAVLPAEKVRPVPEGLDPLAASFARVGAVALNAILAADMHLGEVVTIFGQGVIGLLATQMARQSGAEVVAVDALAPRRAEALKAGAVLALDPVGEQVAEGVREHSGGSGADVAIELSGSYLALHEAIRTVAPGGRVVAAGFYQDEGRGLRLGEEFHHNRVELVSSQIGGVTARLSGRWDQARLNETFLRLSAQGLLDPASLVTHQLPPSRVAEAYRLLDTSPGDALQIVLDFDQE, from the coding sequence TTGCCCGGCGTAGTGCAAGTTGTCCAGTTCACCGGTCCACGGCGGGTCGAGCTCGCCGAAATCCCGGCCGATCCGCTCGGCCCGGGCCAGGTCCGCGTGCGCACCCGGTTCTCGGGCATCTCGGCGGGCACCGAGCTGACCGCTTACCGGGGCACGAACCCGTACCTCACCCGTACCTGGAACGCCGAACGTCGCCTGTTCACCGATACCGCCGAGATCCCCGGACTGCAATACCCCGTGGTGGGCTGGGGTTACTCCGAAGCGGGGGAAGTCGTCGAAGCGGCACCCGGCACCGGCTTCGCGCCGGGCGACCAGGTGTGGGGCATCTGGGGGCACCGCAGTGGTGCCGTGCTGCCCGCGGAGAAGGTGCGGCCGGTACCCGAGGGCCTCGATCCGCTCGCCGCCTCCTTCGCCAGGGTCGGCGCGGTCGCGCTCAACGCCATCCTGGCCGCGGACATGCACCTCGGTGAGGTGGTGACCATCTTCGGTCAGGGCGTGATCGGCCTGCTGGCCACGCAGATGGCCCGCCAGAGCGGCGCCGAGGTGGTCGCGGTGGACGCCCTGGCCCCCCGGCGCGCCGAAGCGCTCAAGGCCGGTGCCGTGCTCGCGCTCGACCCCGTCGGCGAGCAGGTCGCCGAGGGCGTGCGGGAGCACAGCGGCGGCAGCGGCGCCGACGTGGCGATCGAGCTGAGCGGGTCCTACCTGGCGCTGCACGAGGCGATCCGCACGGTCGCGCCCGGCGGGCGGGTGGTCGCGGCGGGCTTCTACCAGGACGAGGGCCGTGGCCTGCGGCTCGGCGAAGAGTTCCACCACAACCGCGTCGAGCTGGTCAGCTCGCAGATCGGCGGCGTCACCGCGCGCCTGTCCGGTCGCTGGGACCAGGCCCGGCTGAACGAGACCTTCCTCCGGCTCAGCGCCCAGGGCCTGCTCGACCCGGCGTCGCTGGTCACCCACCAGCTCCCGCCGTCCCGCGTGGCGGAGGCCTACCGCTTGCTCGACACCAGCCCCGGTGACGCGCTGCAGATCGTGCTCGATTTCGACCAGGAGTAG
- a CDS encoding ABC transporter substrate-binding protein → MAAISLSVVLGGALLTACGGTPQQGPGLVVWTLENLPDRFQATERLTQRFTEQTGIPVDLVAIDENQFSQLVMSSAAAGKLPDVIGALPLTSTWQLAGNELLDTAASQEVVQALGPGTFSGRALELTRDGDRQLAVPSDGWAQILVYRKDLFAAAGLAPPDTYDRITEAARRLNQGEMSGISMATAANDAATGQAFEGLAVGNGCELVGDDGAVALDSGPCRNTFQFVGDVAGNYAPPGAQDIDSTRATYFAGRSAMIVWSSFLLDELGGLRDDALPACPECTADPEFLARNSGVVSAIAGPDSAEPAQYGELTSWTVQVGAKREEAKKLVEFMMGEQAYPEWLAMAPEGKIPARRGTAAEPDKFTRAWESLPAGVDTKRPLAEIYPPETIAALRESPERFSRWGFEQGQGVLVGATAGEMPVPKAVDAMLGGSTPGDAAGEAAEEIRSIQTSLR, encoded by the coding sequence GTGGCGGCCATCTCACTCAGCGTGGTGCTGGGCGGGGCGCTGCTCACCGCGTGTGGGGGAACTCCGCAACAAGGGCCGGGACTGGTCGTGTGGACCCTGGAGAACCTGCCCGACCGGTTCCAGGCGACCGAACGGCTCACCCAGCGGTTCACCGAGCAGACCGGCATCCCGGTCGACCTGGTGGCCATCGACGAGAACCAGTTCAGCCAGCTGGTGATGTCCTCCGCCGCCGCGGGCAAGCTGCCCGACGTCATCGGCGCGCTGCCGCTCACCTCGACCTGGCAGCTGGCCGGTAACGAACTGCTCGACACGGCCGCGAGCCAGGAGGTCGTGCAGGCGCTGGGACCGGGCACCTTCTCCGGCCGCGCGCTCGAACTCACCCGCGACGGCGACCGCCAGCTCGCGGTGCCCTCCGACGGCTGGGCCCAGATCCTGGTCTACCGCAAGGACCTGTTCGCCGCCGCCGGGCTCGCGCCGCCGGACACCTACGACCGGATCACCGAAGCCGCGCGGCGGCTGAACCAGGGCGAGATGTCCGGCATCTCGATGGCCACCGCGGCCAACGACGCGGCCACCGGGCAGGCGTTCGAAGGGCTCGCCGTCGGCAACGGCTGCGAGCTCGTCGGTGACGACGGCGCCGTCGCGCTCGACAGCGGACCCTGCCGCAACACCTTCCAGTTCGTCGGCGACGTGGCCGGGAACTACGCGCCGCCGGGCGCGCAGGACATCGACAGCACGCGGGCCACCTACTTCGCCGGCCGGTCGGCGATGATCGTGTGGTCCTCCTTCCTGCTGGACGAACTCGGCGGCCTGCGGGACGACGCACTGCCCGCGTGCCCGGAGTGCACCGCCGACCCGGAGTTCCTGGCGCGCAACAGCGGGGTGGTCAGCGCGATCGCCGGCCCCGACTCGGCCGAACCCGCGCAGTACGGCGAGCTGACCTCGTGGACCGTGCAGGTCGGCGCGAAACGCGAGGAAGCCAAGAAGCTCGTCGAATTCATGATGGGGGAGCAGGCCTACCCGGAGTGGCTGGCGATGGCACCGGAGGGCAAGATCCCGGCCCGGCGTGGCACGGCGGCCGAGCCGGACAAGTTCACCCGCGCGTGGGAGAGCCTCCCGGCCGGGGTGGACACCAAGCGCCCGCTCGCCGAGATCTACCCGCCGGAGACGATCGCCGCGCTGCGGGAGAGCCCGGAACGCTTCTCCCGCTGGGGTTTCGAGCAGGGACAGGGCGTGCTGGTCGGCGCCACGGCCGGGGAGATGCCCGTGCCGAAGGCGGTCGACGCGATGCTCGGCGGCAGCACGCCGGGTGACGCGGCCGGGGAAGCCGCGGAGGAGATCCGCTCGATCCAGACTTCGCTGAGGTGA
- a CDS encoding carbohydrate ABC transporter permease: MKTVKGTLRQQENRAGLAMISPTLLVVLAVVVLPILWTVVLAFQRIRLINVRDTGLFERYTLQNFVTVFGSPGFWSSVGTTLVYAIGGTVLALLLGLAAALALRKPFRGRGFLRGAMLLPYVAPVVAVAFVWEVMLSPQYGIVNEWGARLFGWDRPIAFLTQRETTISLLGLDIPIPVALLTVIVFEGWRYFPFAFLFLLARLQAIPGELEEAAKVDGATPTQRFRHVVLPQLAGVIALLAMLRFVMNFTKFDDVYLLTGGGAGTDVASVRVYDFITARFDVGAASAQALALAAVLLVFLAVYLKFFAPKPEDKS, translated from the coding sequence GTGAAGACCGTGAAGGGAACGCTCCGGCAGCAGGAGAACCGCGCCGGGCTGGCGATGATCTCGCCCACCCTGCTGGTGGTGCTGGCCGTGGTGGTGCTGCCGATCCTGTGGACGGTGGTGCTGGCCTTCCAGCGGATCCGGCTGATCAACGTCCGCGACACCGGCCTGTTCGAGCGCTACACCCTGCAGAACTTCGTCACCGTCTTCGGCTCGCCGGGGTTCTGGAGTTCGGTGGGGACCACGCTGGTCTACGCCATCGGCGGCACGGTGCTGGCGCTGCTGCTCGGCCTGGCCGCCGCGCTCGCGCTGCGCAAACCGTTCCGCGGCCGGGGTTTCCTGCGCGGGGCGATGCTGCTGCCGTACGTGGCGCCGGTGGTGGCGGTGGCCTTCGTCTGGGAGGTGATGCTCAGCCCGCAGTACGGCATCGTCAACGAGTGGGGCGCGCGGCTCTTCGGCTGGGACCGGCCGATCGCCTTCCTCACCCAGCGCGAGACCACGATCTCCCTGCTGGGCCTGGACATCCCGATCCCGGTCGCGCTGCTCACGGTGATCGTGTTCGAGGGCTGGCGGTACTTCCCGTTCGCCTTCCTGTTCCTGCTCGCGCGACTGCAGGCGATCCCCGGTGAGCTGGAGGAGGCGGCCAAGGTGGACGGCGCGACGCCGACCCAGCGGTTCCGGCACGTGGTGCTGCCGCAACTGGCCGGGGTGATCGCGCTGCTGGCGATGCTGCGGTTCGTGATGAACTTCACCAAGTTCGACGACGTCTACCTGCTCACCGGCGGTGGCGCGGGTACCGACGTGGCCAGCGTGCGGGTCTACGACTTCATCACCGCGCGGTTCGACGTCGGCGCCGCCTCGGCGCAGGCGCTCGCGCTGGCCGCGGTGCTGCTGGTGTTCCTGGCGGTGTACCTGAAGTTCTTCGCGCCGAAACCGGAGGACAAGTCGTGA